The genomic segment CAAACTTCCGAGGATTGGGATTGGCAAAGCGCATCAAGAACCTGACCTTTACGCTTGCCCGACAGCGATGGCCTCATGCCAAGATTTTCTCTTTGACATCCGGTTCGGCTGTCATGAAGATGAACACCCAGCTGGGTTACCTTCCTGTTACCTTCGCCGACCTGACCGATGATGAGTCTTTCTGGCGTGGTTGCGAGGGTTGCATCAACGTGGATGTCCTCCATCGTACCAACCGCAAATACTGCATCTGCACCGCCATGCTCTTCGACCCAGAGGAGCATCTGCCTATCAAGCTTCCTCAGGAGGTGATTGAGAGAATCAGAAAGATTGACGGTCCATCTGCAGGAATCTAAATCCTTACATATAATTTAAGGTGTTGGCAAGAATGCCATCTAAATATTATTCATC from the Segatella copri genome contains:
- a CDS encoding GNAT family N-acetyltransferase, which codes for MEEAEVKVMVADESHIKYIDTILTTIAEAAKKRGSGIAKRSPEYVATKMREAKAVIALQGDKFAGFSYIETWGNKHYVTTSGLIVHPNFRGLGLAKRIKNLTFTLARQRWPHAKIFSLTSGSAVMKMNTQLGYLPVTFADLTDDESFWRGCEGCINVDVLHRTNRKYCICTAMLFDPEEHLPIKLPQEVIERIRKIDGPSAGI